From a single Osmerus eperlanus chromosome 8, fOsmEpe2.1, whole genome shotgun sequence genomic region:
- the hey2 gene encoding hairy/enhancer-of-split related with YRPW motif protein 2 isoform X2, which yields MHPKIIEKRRRDRINNSLTELRRLVPTAFEKQGSAKLEKAEILQMTVDHLKMLQATGGKGYFDAHSLAMDFLSIGFRECVTEVARYLSSVEGLEGSDPLRLRLVSHLSSCASQREASAAMSSSLSHHPPHALHPHWAAAFPPLTGAFLQAALPSTDSNTAPSRLPEGPHHRSSSSSSSALLTATFSSLTDSSLRAPSTGSVAPCGPALSTSLLSLSATVQAAAAAAQTFPLSFPGGFPIFHPSISASSLAMVAASPPPSSSSPSTSTSQGSSSSRKPYRPWGTEVGAF from the exons ATGCATCCCAAGATTATCGAAAAGAGGCGGAGAGATCGAATAAACAACAGTTTAACAGAATTACGGCGACTGGTTCCAACCGCGTTCGAAAAACAG ggttcagccaagctcgAGAAGGCGGAAATACTACAGATGACGGTGGACCACCTGAAGATGCTGCAGGCCACTGGCGGGAAAG gctaCTTCGACGCCCACTCCCTGGCTATGGATTTCCTGAGTATTGGGTTCCGGGAGTGTGTGACGGAGGTGGCACGCTACCTGAGCTCCGTGGAGGGTTTGGAAGGCAGCGACCCGCTGCGACTGCGCCTGgtctcacacctctcctcctgcgcCTCCCAGAGAGAGGCGTCTGCAGCAATGagctcctccctgtctcaccaccccccccacgcccTCCACCCACACTGGGCTGCAgccttccctcccctcaccgGGGCTTTCCTCCAGGCCGCCCTGCCCTCCACAGACAGCAACACTGCCCCTTCCAGGCTGCCAGAGGGACCGCACCATCgcagctcctcttcctcctcctctgcccttctCACTGCCACTTTCTCCTCCCTAACAGACTCCTCCCTCAGAGCGCCCTCTACTGGTAGTGTAGCTCCCTGCGGGCCGGCCCTCTCcacttcccttctctccctgtctgccacagtccaagctgctgctgctgcagcccaGACATTCCCCTTGTCCTTCCCAGGGGGCTTCCCCATCTTCCATCCCAGCATCAGTGCCTCATCCCTGGCCATGGTGgccgccagcccccccccttcctccagctcccctagcacctccacctcccagggGAGCAGCTCAAGCAGGAAGCCCTACAGACCTTGGGGCACAGAGGTGGGGGCCTTCTGA
- the hey2 gene encoding hairy/enhancer-of-split related with YRPW motif protein 2 isoform X1 — protein sequence MKRPSEDTTSDSDMDETIDVGSENNYSGRSNGSFIRCGSPTTTSQVMARKKRRGIIEKRRRDRINNSLTELRRLVPTAFEKQGSAKLEKAEILQMTVDHLKMLQATGGKGYFDAHSLAMDFLSIGFRECVTEVARYLSSVEGLEGSDPLRLRLVSHLSSCASQREASAAMSSSLSHHPPHALHPHWAAAFPPLTGAFLQAALPSTDSNTAPSRLPEGPHHRSSSSSSSALLTATFSSLTDSSLRAPSTGSVAPCGPALSTSLLSLSATVQAAAAAAQTFPLSFPGGFPIFHPSISASSLAMVAASPPPSSSSPSTSTSQGSSSSRKPYRPWGTEVGAF from the exons ATGAAGAGGCCCAGTGAGGATACCACGTCCGACAGTGACATGGATGAAACCATCGATGTCGGCAGTGAGAATAACTACTcggg GCGCAGTAATGGCTCGTTCATCAGGTGCGGGTCTCCAACCACCACGTCCCAAGTAATGGCcaggaaaaaaagaagaggG ATTATCGAAAAGAGGCGGAGAGATCGAATAAACAACAGTTTAACAGAATTACGGCGACTGGTTCCAACCGCGTTCGAAAAACAG ggttcagccaagctcgAGAAGGCGGAAATACTACAGATGACGGTGGACCACCTGAAGATGCTGCAGGCCACTGGCGGGAAAG gctaCTTCGACGCCCACTCCCTGGCTATGGATTTCCTGAGTATTGGGTTCCGGGAGTGTGTGACGGAGGTGGCACGCTACCTGAGCTCCGTGGAGGGTTTGGAAGGCAGCGACCCGCTGCGACTGCGCCTGgtctcacacctctcctcctgcgcCTCCCAGAGAGAGGCGTCTGCAGCAATGagctcctccctgtctcaccaccccccccacgcccTCCACCCACACTGGGCTGCAgccttccctcccctcaccgGGGCTTTCCTCCAGGCCGCCCTGCCCTCCACAGACAGCAACACTGCCCCTTCCAGGCTGCCAGAGGGACCGCACCATCgcagctcctcttcctcctcctctgcccttctCACTGCCACTTTCTCCTCCCTAACAGACTCCTCCCTCAGAGCGCCCTCTACTGGTAGTGTAGCTCCCTGCGGGCCGGCCCTCTCcacttcccttctctccctgtctgccacagtccaagctgctgctgctgcagcccaGACATTCCCCTTGTCCTTCCCAGGGGGCTTCCCCATCTTCCATCCCAGCATCAGTGCCTCATCCCTGGCCATGGTGgccgccagcccccccccttcctccagctcccctagcacctccacctcccagggGAGCAGCTCAAGCAGGAAGCCCTACAGACCTTGGGGCACAGAGGTGGGGGCCTTCTGA